In Amycolatopsis jiangsuensis, the following proteins share a genomic window:
- a CDS encoding zf-HC2 domain-containing protein — protein MTELGTAPPPAASESDEQALLKRLREGEDAAFGELFELHAGAVRRLSQNLASDRSEAEDITAETFFRVLQALRRGAGPRNYIRAYLLTVARRVSWEWHGARRDVPVTDDELTFRAGAGADTHAHAAERTLITTAFTSLPERWRTVLWQTEVEGEQPAMVAPNFGLSANATAALARRARQGLRAAYLQAHLSVNRGPENCRAVVEKLGGFTAGSVTGAEAERIKAHLLGCTSCRATQDELRDVCSSLRAHAEVLVVAMPALIGVSKAGGGVAAAMKSLLFGSKVKVGLALASTAAAGAVSFTTGPLIFGSHPVQNVGLDGGAPELALQPPQPSQPPPQVQQGPRIVTGMLHGAARKADPKPETGDAHLGAADVPKLPDGSGPAPAGRSSSSDGSPRDDLPSGSTEVSTEVSTDISTMSSQDTSTESRSDTDPSGSGSPDCDPPTDSTDPTDSTYHSTEVPPDYVPSSSEYVPSPESYLPPSVTTTPTGSPARSASAESAGAESAGAESAAKDRAEEDVTDSADSSSSSTP, from the coding sequence ATGACCGAGCTGGGCACGGCGCCGCCACCAGCGGCCTCGGAATCCGATGAGCAGGCACTGCTGAAACGGCTCCGCGAGGGTGAGGACGCCGCGTTCGGGGAGCTGTTCGAACTGCACGCCGGCGCGGTGCGCAGACTGTCGCAGAACCTGGCCTCGGACCGGTCCGAGGCGGAGGACATCACCGCGGAGACGTTCTTCCGCGTGCTGCAGGCGTTGCGCCGCGGCGCGGGGCCGCGGAACTACATCCGCGCCTATCTGCTCACGGTCGCCCGCCGGGTGTCGTGGGAGTGGCACGGTGCGCGGCGCGACGTGCCGGTCACCGACGACGAGCTCACGTTCCGTGCGGGCGCGGGTGCGGACACGCACGCTCACGCGGCCGAGCGCACGTTGATCACCACGGCGTTCACCAGCCTGCCCGAGCGGTGGCGCACGGTGCTGTGGCAGACCGAGGTCGAGGGCGAGCAGCCGGCGATGGTCGCGCCCAACTTCGGGCTTTCCGCGAACGCCACTGCCGCGTTGGCACGCCGGGCGCGGCAGGGGCTGCGGGCGGCGTATCTGCAGGCACACCTGTCGGTGAACCGCGGTCCGGAGAACTGCCGTGCCGTGGTGGAGAAGCTGGGCGGGTTCACCGCGGGCAGTGTCACCGGTGCCGAGGCCGAGCGGATCAAGGCGCACCTGCTCGGATGCACGTCGTGCCGGGCGACGCAGGACGAGCTGCGTGACGTCTGTTCGTCGCTGCGGGCGCACGCCGAGGTGCTGGTCGTCGCGATGCCCGCGCTGATCGGCGTCAGCAAGGCCGGCGGTGGGGTCGCGGCGGCGATGAAGAGTCTGTTGTTCGGTTCGAAGGTGAAGGTCGGGCTGGCGTTGGCGTCGACAGCCGCGGCCGGTGCGGTCAGCTTCACCACCGGGCCGCTGATCTTCGGTTCGCATCCGGTGCAGAACGTCGGCCTCGACGGCGGGGCACCCGAGCTGGCGTTGCAACCGCCCCAGCCGTCGCAGCCGCCGCCGCAGGTCCAGCAGGGCCCGCGGATCGTGACCGGGATGCTGCACGGCGCGGCCCGCAAGGCGGACCCGAAGCCCGAGACCGGCGATGCGCACCTGGGTGCGGCGGACGTGCCGAAGCTGCCGGACGGATCGGGCCCGGCTCCCGCGGGGCGGTCCTCGTCGTCCGACGGTTCGCCGCGTGACGATCTGCCCAGCGGTTCGACCGAGGTGTCGACGGAGGTGTCGACCGACATTTCGACCATGTCGAGCCAGGACACGTCGACCGAATCGCGGTCGGACACGGATCCGTCCGGTTCGGGCAGCCCGGACTGCGATCCGCCGACAGACTCGACGGATCCGACGGATTCGACTTATCACAGCACTGAGGTGCCGCCGGACTACGTGCCGTCGTCGTCGGAGTACGTGCCCTCGCCCGAGTCGTACCTGCCGCCTTCGGTCACCACCACGCCGACCGGTTCGCCGGCGAGGTCCGCCAGTGCAGAGTCCGCCGGTGCGGAGTCCGCCGGTGCGGAGTCCGCGGCGAAGGACCGGGCCGAGGAAGACGTCACCGATTCGGCCGATTCCTCGTCGAGCTCGACGCCCTGA